From Chryseobacterium camelliae:
CAAAATCATTGTGATTATCGAGCGGAAAGCTCCGGAAAACAGCTTCCAGCTTTCAGAAACCGCAGACAGCTTCCTCCAGGATGTACAGCCCCTGAAAAAATACATTTCCACGATACAGGGAAAGGTGAACGATGATGAAATCTCGCATACCTTTGATTTTGTACAGCAGCATCTTCCGTTGTTCCTTGCTAAAGAGGATTACAGGAAAATCGGAGAGAAACTCCATCAAGACAGCATTGATAAAAAGGTAGAAAGCAATTATGTATCCCTGGTATCTCCGGCCAGCCTTGTTACAAAGGAATTCATTAAAAAGGACCCGCTGGGTATTACTTTTTTGGGAGTCAAAAAACTTAATGCGCTTAACCTCAGCCAGGATTTCAGGCTTGAAGACAATTATATTGTCTCTCGTGACGGAAAGCAGCTTCTGCTTTTCATAGACCCTTCCCATAAAAGCAGTGATACCAAAGACAATGAAGCCTTCGTTAATGCGCTGAATGAAATAAAAAACAGGCTGAATACGAAGTTTAAAGGAAAAACGGAGGTAAGCTACTTCGGATCTCCGGTCATTGCAGTAGCCAATGCTCAGCAGATCAAGAAAGACATCAGAAATACGGTCATCATCTCCATGACAGTTCTCCTGATATTACTGATCTATTATTTCCGGAATTTCTTTACGCCGGTCATTGTTTTCCTGCCTACGGTATTTTCCGTATTGCTGGCTTTGCTGGCCCTTTATTTCATCAAAGATAAGCTTTCCGCCATCTCGCTCAGCGTAGGTGCCATTCTCATCGGTATTACAATTGATTATGCGCTTCATATCCTTACGCATTACAAGCATAATCATAATATAGAGGAACTATACAAAGAAATCACGCAGCCTATAATACTAAGCAGTGCCACAACTGCGGTATCATTCCTGTGCCTGGTTTTCGTCCGTTCCGAAGCCCTTAAAGACCTTGGTCTTTTTGCTTCGCTTACAGTCATCCTTTCCTCCTTTACGGCGCTGATTATCGTGCCACAGCTTTATCACCCTAAGAGAGAAGAGCATGCCCTTAATACCAACTTCATCGACAGGATTGGGTCCTATCCGTATGAAAAAAACAAGCCTCTCATTATCGGCTGCTCTGTGATCATTATTGCCTGCCTGTTCGGTTTCAGACATGTGGGATTCAATGAAGACATTGGTGATCTGAATTATGTTCCTAAAGAACTGAAACTGAGTGAGGCCAAACTTCAGAAACTGTCTGACATTACTTCAAAATCCATATACACCATATCCTACGGAAACTCTGAAGAAGAAGCTTTGTCTAAAAACACACAGCTGAACAGTTTTCTGGAAAGAGAAAAGAAGCAGGGTAAGATTTTAAATTACAGCTCCATAGGCAATGTAGTCCTTTCCCGGAAAGACCAGCAGAAAAAGCTTGAAGAATGGAACACCTTTTGGGCCGGAAGCAAAAAAAACAAGGCTCTTTCAGACCTGGAAGTAGCCGGTGCACAATATGGGTTCAACAGTTCCGCTTTCGACAGCTTTAAAGATATGCTGAATAAAAGCTACAATACTTTGAGCCTGCAGGATTATGAAAAAATAAAAGCCTTACAGGTCTCTGAATTCCTGAGCCATGATAAAAATTTCTTTACGGTTTCCAATATTGTTAAAGTAGACGAAAGCCACCGGGAAACATTCATAAAGGATGTGGAAAAAAATCATCAGGCACTAGCTATTGACCGCCAGCAGATGAATGAAAATTTCCTCGGGCTGCTGAAACGGGATTTCAATACCCTGATCAATTATTCCCTCCTGGCTATTGTACTAACCATCATCGTATTCTTCAGGAATTTTGAGCTTACCGTACTGACTATGTTTCCGATTGTGCTTACGGGGATTGTTACTGCAGGAATTCTTTATTTCCTGGGCCTTGAGCTCAATATTTTCAGTACAGTGGTATGCACCCTGGTTTTTGGTGTAGGAGATGACTTCAGCATCTTCCTTACCCAGGCCATGCAGAAAGAACATACCTCCGGAAAAAATGAACTGCCCACCTATAGGGTATCCATTATTCTTGCGGTATTCACCACCATTCTTTCCATCGGTTCGCTTATTTTCGCCAAGCATCCGGCCCTGCATTCTTTGGCGCTTGTTGCCTTGATCGGAATGTTCTCCGTGATTATCATTACCTCGACCTTGTATCCTTTCTGGTTCAGGTTTTTTATTACCAACAGAGCCCAAAAAGGATTATCACCCATCACATTCAGGCTGATGGTGAATTCCACGCTTTCGTTTCTGTATTACGGGCTGGGTGGATTGTTTTTCTCATTCATAGGAAGCTTTTTCGTAAAAAGATCAAAAGGAAAAACACTGAATCTTATCAAAGTTTTTTCTGCCCGGTTTTTAACTTCCGTCCTTTTTACGAATCCATGGGTAAGGAAGAAGCTCATTAAAAATACGGACGAAGACTTCAGCAGGCCTGTCGTGATCATTGCCAATCACACCTCTTTTCTGGACACCCTGGCGGTAGCTATGGTAACCCATAAAATAGTATTTCTGGTCAATGACTGGGTATACAATTCGCCGGTATTCGGAAAAATTGTAAAAGCAATGGGGTTCTATCCTGTGTCCCAGGGCATCGAAAATGGGATCAACCCGCTTAGGGAAAAAGTAAATCAGGGGTATTCCCTGGTGGTGTTCCCGGAAGGTGAGCGCTCTTATACCAATGACATCAAACGTTTCCATAAGGGGGCTTTTTACCTGGCTGAGCAATTCGGGCTGGATATTGTGCCGGTTTATATTCATGGTAATTCCGAAGTATTGCCGAAAGGAGATTTTATTATTTATGACGGAAGTATTACCATTAAGGTCGGCCAAAGGATCAGCAAGGATAATACGGCTTTTGGTACCCAGTACTCCGAAAGAACCAAGAAGATCAATGCCTACTTCAGGAAACAGTTTGCCGCATTGAGGAATGAGCTGGAAGATGAAAATTATTTCAGGAACAAGCTGTTCCTCAGCTATCTGTATAAGGAAAATGAGGTGGTAAAAGCGGTAAAGCAAGACTTCAATACATATAAGAAGGATTATTTCGTGCTTAACCGGCATATTCCCGCTGATGCCAACATCCTGCATATTGCAGATGATTTCGGACAGAAAGATCTCCTGCTGACATTGTATCAGGCAGGAAGAACGGTATTCACGCTGATTGCCGATGAAGAAAAAAGAGCGGTGGCGAAACAGAATTATCTGGTAAAAAGAAGGAAGATCCACTATATCAGTCACATTTCAGAGATCAAAAAGAATATTGGTATGCTTTTGGTTTCTGATAAGCGCTTTAATATAGGACAACTGGCGGAGCTTCCGGAAAAAATCATAACAATCGACACTGAAGTTCAGGACATTAAAGAATCAGGATATCGTAAAGAATTTGAATCAGGGATAATTAAAATTTACATAAAACAGTAAATACAACTGAAAAGCATATTTTTGTAGTACCTAAAGAAATATAATGAAGAAAAATATACTCGTCATCTATTATTCGCAGACCGGGCAACTGGA
This genomic window contains:
- a CDS encoding MMPL family transporter, producing the protein MGIATLCLFFASKITFEEDINQIIPKNEKSDLTAKVLKQLNFSDKIIVIIERKAPENSFQLSETADSFLQDVQPLKKYISTIQGKVNDDEISHTFDFVQQHLPLFLAKEDYRKIGEKLHQDSIDKKVESNYVSLVSPASLVTKEFIKKDPLGITFLGVKKLNALNLSQDFRLEDNYIVSRDGKQLLLFIDPSHKSSDTKDNEAFVNALNEIKNRLNTKFKGKTEVSYFGSPVIAVANAQQIKKDIRNTVIISMTVLLILLIYYFRNFFTPVIVFLPTVFSVLLALLALYFIKDKLSAISLSVGAILIGITIDYALHILTHYKHNHNIEELYKEITQPIILSSATTAVSFLCLVFVRSEALKDLGLFASLTVILSSFTALIIVPQLYHPKREEHALNTNFIDRIGSYPYEKNKPLIIGCSVIIIACLFGFRHVGFNEDIGDLNYVPKELKLSEAKLQKLSDITSKSIYTISYGNSEEEALSKNTQLNSFLEREKKQGKILNYSSIGNVVLSRKDQQKKLEEWNTFWAGSKKNKALSDLEVAGAQYGFNSSAFDSFKDMLNKSYNTLSLQDYEKIKALQVSEFLSHDKNFFTVSNIVKVDESHRETFIKDVEKNHQALAIDRQQMNENFLGLLKRDFNTLINYSLLAIVLTIIVFFRNFELTVLTMFPIVLTGIVTAGILYFLGLELNIFSTVVCTLVFGVGDDFSIFLTQAMQKEHTSGKNELPTYRVSIILAVFTTILSIGSLIFAKHPALHSLALVALIGMFSVIIITSTLYPFWFRFFITNRAQKGLSPITFRLMVNSTLSFLYYGLGGLFFSFIGSFFVKRSKGKTLNLIKVFSARFLTSVLFTNPWVRKKLIKNTDEDFSRPVVIIANHTSFLDTLAVAMVTHKIVFLVNDWVYNSPVFGKIVKAMGFYPVSQGIENGINPLREKVNQGYSLVVFPEGERSYTNDIKRFHKGAFYLAEQFGLDIVPVYIHGNSEVLPKGDFIIYDGSITIKVGQRISKDNTAFGTQYSERTKKINAYFRKQFAALRNELEDENYFRNKLFLSYLYKENEVVKAVKQDFNTYKKDYFVLNRHIPADANILHIADDFGQKDLLLTLYQAGRTVFTLIADEEKRAVAKQNYLVKRRKIHYISHISEIKKNIGMLLVSDKRFNIGQLAELPEKIITIDTEVQDIKESGYRKEFESGIIKIYIKQ